The Tripterygium wilfordii isolate XIE 37 chromosome 17, ASM1340144v1, whole genome shotgun sequence genome has a window encoding:
- the LOC119982212 gene encoding mechanosensitive ion channel protein 1, mitochondrial isoform X1, whose translation MAGARLKSLCNSINPSLRTQSFRLYNPSINPLKHAAHNHLMPSYAYSNGSFIDSKWKLLGCTENTLNRCRGSDSSVDTRCYNSKSIYQPYSRSSTLWFRSGSPFVSLIPMSSSRSYSSSPSRKIENPQNSEVFASSGPNEVDISNSSLGGGDWVDKVKDAWQSAVDAVTYTGQKAKEVSDEVIPHAQQLLDSHPYLKDVVVPISCTLTATILAWVVMPRLLRKFHKYAMQSPVSILSGNPPGEQVPYEKSFWGALEDPVRYLVTFLAFSEIAMMVAPTTIASHIAEAWKGAIILSFIWFLHRWKTNVFARVLVSQRLSGMDRQRLLTVDKVSSIGLFVIGIMALAEACGVAVQSILTVGGIGGVATAFAAKDILGNVLSGLSMQFSQPFSLGDTIKAGSIEGQVVEMGFTTTLLLNPEKFPVLVPNSLFSSQVIVNKSRAQWRAVVNKIPLHINDLDKIPQISGDVKSMLRSNSKVFTDKEAPYCFLSRVESSFAELTLGYNLIHMRKDELYAAEQDIILQSVRIIKEHGARLGSSWQDTSIQ comes from the exons ATGGCTGGAGCTAGGCTAAAATCACTTTGCAACTCCATTAATCCCTCTTTAAGAACACAATCTTTTAGATTATACAATCCTAGTATAAATCCTCTCAAACATGCTGCTCATAATCATCTGATGCCTTCATATGCTTATTCAAACGGTAGTTTCATTGATAGCAAATGGAAACTCTTGGGGTGTACTGAAAATACTCTTAATAGATGTCGTGGTTCTGACTCTTCTGTTGATACCCGATGTTACAACAGCAAATCGATCTATCAACCTTATTCGAGATCATCAACTTTGTGGTTTAGAAGTGGTAGTCCATTTGTTTCGTTAATTCCCATGTCCAGCAGCCGGTCAtattcttcatctccttctagaaaaattgaaaatcccCAGAATTCTGAAGTATTTGCTTCTTCTGGGCCAAATGAAGTGGATATTAGTAACAGTAGTTTGGGTGGAGGTGATTGGGTTGATAAGGTTAAGGATGCTTGGCAGAGTGCTGTGGATGCTGTGACTTATACTGGACAAAAAGCTAAAGAAGTGTCTGATGAAGTGATACCTCATGCTCAGCAGTTATTGGATTCACATCCATATCTGAAAGATGTGGTTGTTCCAATTAGTTGTACTTTAACTGCTACTATATTGGCTTGGGTGGTAATGCCTAGGCTTTTGAGGAAATTCCACAAGTATGCTATGCAAAGTCCTGTTTCAATATTATCTGGAAACCCACCAGGAGAGCAAGTTCCATACGAGAAAAGTTTTTGGGGTGCTTTGGAGGACCCAGTGCGATATCTAGTCACGTTCTTGGCATTTTCAGAAAT TGCTATGATGGTTGCTCCCACCACCATAGCATCACATATTGCAGAAGCTTGGAAGGGTGCAATTATTTTATCGTTTATATGGTTTTTGCATCGATGGAAGACAAACGTTTTTGCACGTGTATTGGTTTCTCAGCGTTTATCTGGGATGGATAGGCAGAGGTTATTGACTGTTGACAAAGTTTCCTCTATTGGTCTTTTTGTAATTGGAATCATGGCTTTAGCTGAAGCTTGTGGTGTGGCTGTGCAATCTATTTTGACTGTGGGTGGTATAGGAG GAGTTGCTACTGCATTTGCTGCCAAAGATATCCTTGGGAATGTGCTAAGTGGGCTGTCTATGCAGTTTTCACAGCCCTTTTCCCTTGGTGATACTATAAAA GCTGGATCCATAGAAGGGCAGGTGGTGGAAATGGGATTTACAACCACTTTGTTACTGAATCCGGAGAAGTTTCCTGTCTTGGTTCCGAATTCTTTATTTTCTAGCCAG GTGATTGTGAACAAATCACGTGCCCAATGGCGTGCTGTTGTCAACAAAATTCCTTTGCATATTAATGATTTGGACAAGATTCCTCAGATATCAGGCGACGTTAAGAGCATGCTAAGGTCCAATTCAAAAGTTTTTACAGATAAAGAAGCCCCTTACTGTTTCCTGTCTCGTGTAGAAAGCTCTTTTGCTGAACTGACTCTTGGATATAATCTCATACATATG AGGAAAGATGAATTATATGCTGCGGAACAAGACATAATTCTGCAGTCTGTTCGGATTATCAAGGAGCATGGTGCTAGATTAGGCAGCAGTTGGCAAGATACAAGTATTCAGTGA
- the LOC119982212 gene encoding mechanosensitive ion channel protein 1, mitochondrial isoform X2 encodes MAGARLKSLCNSINPSLRTQSFRLYNPSINPLKHAAHNHLMPSYAYSNGSFIDSKWKLLGCTENTLNRCRGSDSSVDTRCYNSKSIYQPYSRSSTLWFRSGSPFVSLIPMSSSRSYSSSPSRKIENPQNSEVFASSGPNEVDISNSSLGGGDWVDKVKDAWQSAVDAVTYTGQKAKEVSDEVIPHAQQLLDSHPYLKDVVVPISCTLTATILAWVVMPRLLRKFHKYAMQSPVSILSGNPPGEQVPYEKSFWGALEDPVRYLVTFLAFSEIAMMVAPTTIASHIAEAWKGAIILSFIWFLHRWKTNVFARVLVSQRLSGMDRQRLLTVDKVSSIGLFVIGIMALAEACGVAVQSILTVGGIGGVATAFAAKDILGNVLSGLSMQFSQPFSLGDTIKAGSIEGQVVEMGFTTTLLLNPEKFPVLVPNSLFSSQVIVNKSRAQWRAVVNKIPLHINDLDKIPQISGDVKSMLRSNSKVFTDKEAPYCFLSRVESSFAELTLGYNLIHMRKDELYAAEQDIILQSVRIIKEHGARLGSSWQDTSIQ; translated from the exons ATGGCTGGAGCTAGGCTAAAATCACTTTGCAACTCCATTAATCCCTCTTTAAGAACACAATCTTTTAGATTATACAATCCTAGTATAAATCCTCTCAAACATGCTGCTCATAATCATCTGATGCCTTCATATGCTTATTCAAACGGTAGTTTCATTGATAGCAAATGGAAACTCTTGGGGTGTACTGAAAATACTCTTAATAGATGTCGTGGTTCTGACTCTTCTGTTGATACCCGATGTTACAACAGCAAATCGATCTATCAACCTTATTCGAGATCATCAACTTTGTGGTTTAGAAGTGGTAGTCCATTTGTTTCGTTAATTCCCATGTCCAGCAGCCGGTCAtattcttcatctccttctagaaaaattgaaaatcccCAGAATTCTGAAGTATTTGCTTCTTCTGGGCCAAATGAAGTGGATATTAGTAACAGTAGTTTGGGTGGAGGTGATTGGGTTGATAAGGTTAAGGATGCTTGGCAGAGTGCTGTGGATGCTGTGACTTATACTGGACAAAAAGCTAAAGAAGTGTCTGATGAAGTGATACCTCATGCTCAGCAGTTATTGGATTCACATCCATATCTGAAAGATGTGGTTGTTCCAATTAGTTGTACTTTAACTGCTACTATATTGGCTTGGGTGGTAATGCCTAGGCTTTTGAGGAAATTCCACAAGTATGCTATGCAAAGTCCTGTTTCAATATTATCTGGAAACCCACCAGGAGAGCAAGTTCCATACGAGAAAAGTTTTTGGGGTGCTTTGGAGGACCCAGTGCGATATCTAGTCACGTTCTTGGCATTTTCAGAAAT TGCTATGATGGTTGCTCCCACCACCATAGCATCACATATTGCAGAAGCTTGGAAGGGTGCAATTATTTTATCGTTTATATGGTTTTTGCATCGATGGAAGACAAACGTTTTTGCACGTGTATTGGTTTCTCAGCGTTTATCTGGGATGGATAGGCAGAGGTTATTGACTGTTGACAAAGTTTCCTCTATTGGTCTTTTTGTAATTGGAATCATGGCTTTAGCTGAAGCTTGTGGTGTGGCTGTGCAATCTATTTTGACTGTGGGTGGTATAGGAG GAGTTGCTACTGCATTTGCTGCCAAAGATATCCTTGGGAATGTGCTAAGTGGGCTGTCTATGCAGTTTTCACAGCCCTTTTCCCTTGGTGATACTATAAAA GCTGGATCCATAGAAGGGCAGGTGGTGGAAATGGGATTTACAACCACTTTGTTACTGAATCCGGAGAAGTTTCCTGTCTTGGTTCCGAATTCTTTATTTTCTAGCCAG GTGATTGTGAACAAATCACGTGCCCAATGGCGTGCTGTTGTCAACAAAATTCCTTTGCATATTAATGATTTGGACAAGATTCCTCAGATATCAGGCGACGTTAAGAGCATGCTAAGGTCCAATTCAAAAGTTTTTACAGATAAAGAAGCCCCTTACTGTTTCCTGTCTCGTGTAGAAAGCTCTTTTGCTGAACTGACTCTTGGATATAATCTCATACATATG AGGAAAGATGAATTATATGCTGCGGAACAAGAC